The window GGACTTTTCTACCCTGATATGACTTGTTAGAATTTATGTTTCAGAGACCTTGGGGTTACCTTTAATTTACTAAGAagccagaagaggaaaaaaaggaaaaaagagttgAAATGCTCTAGCCTAATTTTAGAGAATGCTAAGTGATTCTACAGACAGTACCATAGGCATGAACAACACAAACTGGTTAGTGGCCCTAGAATAGAGACAAACATTAATTAGGGCACTCTTGTTGCATTTATTCTTTGTTGGTCCTTGGTTAATGACGTATGGAAATAGAATAATCTTATGATCTCTGAAAGATCCAGTGATGGGAACTTAGAATAGTCTTCAGTAGTCACAGCAGCCAAGACCTATATACCTAAGCAGTAACCTGCTTAGCCAATACAAGCAATGAATTGACTTGGCAGCTGACTGACACTCAATAACATATTAGCAATATTTTCACTATAACCATTTTAAGTTCATTCCAAATATCTTTGGGTTGTGTTCCCCTCCCTAATGAGGTAGAGAGAGGGATAATGTCTGTTGTGTGGTAGGACAGTATCCTTGTACTTTAGTCTTTGATgtatctttttattaaatatgttgTATGTATCTTGTATATGATGTatctattaatattaaatatcacTTGATGAAAGCTAATTGATGTTTAATAATTAAATTGACATGGGGGCACTAATTACTAATTAAGCAATGTTGAAAAGAGAATAACTGGGTGAATGTATAAGAGATTGAGCTGGGAATCATAGGTAATATTTTCAGAAAGACATGCCAGCCTCTTGTTTTTATCCTAGAACCATAATGGGAGAATTAGTCTTTCTCCAGAGAttgaatgtaatgggctgaagctcaagttgatgcactgaggtcccaagcacgtgaggctaaatagtaattggaccatactctattaatatatatgcttggagaaagaatggtcccacccactctttgttcaagtcctgatatgttgtataggaaatgacgattttggtgggtggaggcagaggggcaaaTAGAGGAGCAGAGCAAAGAGAGacagctggctggcttcttgtctggctggcttcttgatgcagctgcacacattgctatgacgattcccccttcacctccgatcctctTTCACCTCCGATACCCCTTCATCTCCGATCCTCCTTCAcctttactgagaataaagattgaagattttcccttaacctgaattcctgattatggctgattttaaaatacgcggtcatcacaactGAATCTGCTAACCTGGATTTAGAATTTTGATTCTGTcgtcaagaaaacctaaattcaaatccaacctcactCATTTCTGGGCAAGGCACTAAAACTCTCTCCCCATTTCTTCATTGGCAGgaagtaataatataatataatatatatgtgtttatatatataattaataattaaaattgtgATATTAGTATCTGCTACCCTAGTGTTATTGTAAGGATAagcagagataatatttgtaaagaattctGCAATCCATAAAATAGTACATAAAAGCTAGTAACTACCATAAtatgggcatctaggtggcacagtggataaggtgttaggcctggagtcaaaagacttgaattgaaatctggcctAATTTACTTAAGATCCGTGATCCAGAGTAAATTCTTtcaacttgtttgcctcagtttgctcatttgtaaaattatttggagaagaaaatggaaatcattGCAATATCCTTGTCAGAAAAATGGGATCAcaatcagatatgactaaaatgattaaatgtttaaataattatAGTGAGAATTTTTAGACCAAGACTACTAACTCCTTATTTAGCGTTTCTAAAATAAAGGGAATATTGATTATTTAAAAGTTTCTctatcatacatacatatacctacacaGATAGTTTTGTTGTACCGCTGATATAAGGTAACAAAGTCTTCATTCTCAGGATATTCATGGGGACTCTAAATGTCCAGGGAGAATAGATTATGGAAGATCCTAAGAAGCTGGAAAGACTTTGAAATTAGATCTAATGGAAAACTATGTATATCAACTAAGGAACATattaattaaaaaggagaaacatCACAAGAGCAAGAgaattaatctctctctctctcataactgtgtgtctctttttgtgtaagtgtgtgtgtgtgtgtgtgtgtgtgtgtatgtttgactttacatgtatatattgaCACCTTTGGCAGTTAATGAACTATGGAACTTTTCtcaaaaatgttatttcatgAATTAAACAAAGCATATATTGTTATAAAGgaaagcatttattttgaaatggaATGTGAGTTTCTCCATTGCAATTCATGTATTTCCTGATATCTATCCTTGACCCTCTTGGGATCCATGCCTCAAAGTTAAGAATCCCTACACTAGATTGTTAGACACAACATTATAACTTTCCTTTGTAGCAAGAGAAGACAATTTGTTTTGCTATAGAAAAGCTTAGTTATATAGAAGTAATCTTTATTTGAAAAGAGTAAatttacatcaatgaaatcatgaatatctttttgaatttaacaataacaactaaAACCTTATAAATAAAAcctagtatatgtatatgtgtgagtgtgtgtgtgtatatatatatatatatatatatatgtgtgtgtgtgtgtgtgtgtgtgtgtgtgtatatatatataaatgacatGAGAAACTCACATTTATATGAATTTCAATAAGTAAACacagaaaaaaacacaatttatttGTCCCCTATTTCTAGGAAGGTAATAAAAATATCTTGGACATGAATAAAAATCATCTTGATACTTTGATGCTGTGTATTGCTTTTTTGAAGGCCTCCTTTACATCCTTGTTTCTGAAGCTATAGATCATGGGATTGAGCAAGGGATTCACCACTGTGTAGAACAGGGCAGCCAACTTGTCTTTCTCCAGGGAATAAGTTGAGCTGGGTCTTGAGTACATGAAGAGGAGGGAGCCATAGAAAAGCATGACAGAGATTATGTGGGAAGCACAGGTGGAGAAAGCCTTCCATCTCCCTGAGGCTGAGCGGATGCGAAGGATGGCCAGGAGGATATTGAAGTAGGATATCAGGATGGCCAGTATGCTAGACAAAACTGTGAAACCCACCACTCCCAGGAGTACCTTCTCATAAACCTTTGTGTCAGTGCAGGACATCTTTACCAGGGGTGGTGCATCACAGAAGAAGTGGTCGATGATATTTTTCCCACAAAATTTCAGACGAAATGTGTTAGCAGTGTGGGCTATGGCATTCAAGAAGCCAGCTACATAAGAACCAGTAACCAGCCCAACACAAAGAGATCTGGACATGGCAGCTGAATAGAGAAGGGGGTTACAGATGGCTACATAACGGTCATAGGCCATAGCAGCAAGCAGGTAACATTCAGTGTAAGCCACAACACAGGAAAAGAAAAGTTGAGCACCACAACCTGCTAAGGATATACGCTTGTCTTCAGATATACAGGTGGCCAGGATTTTGGGGGTGTATACAGATGTATACCAGAAATCCAAGAATGACAGATTGCCaatgaaaaaatacataggaGTGTGCAAACGGGAGTCAATTCTGATTAAGACAACTAGAATCATGTTCCCTGCCAATGTTATCAAATAAAGAGCCAAAAAAGCTCCAAAGAAGATCAATTGCATCCGGGGGTCAGCTGAGAAACCAATTAAGATGAATTCATTCAGGGTGGTCCGATTCCCCACTTCCACTGACATACTGGTGACAACCTTAAAGAAGCAACAAAAAGAGATGTAAAGTTTATGAGTTCATTTGATGTATATCTGGAATGATTCTAGAGTCACATGGGGGGCAAATGATAGCACAGAGGTTGGAGCTTTATAATTGGAGCAACAAATACCCAAATTCACATTCTATCTCAGAAGCTTGTTGTCTTTGTGGTTCTGGGCACATCCCATAAGGATGTGCCTTAGGTTCTTCATCTGTATGTAGGGTTTCATAGTAGCATCCATGTCACAGAATTATTATGTGCTTTAAATGAGACAATGTATGTAGAGTGCTCTCTGAATCTTATAGCAATATATAAATGGTGTCATGCTACTATCAAATCTTTTCCTACCATTTCATGGTGGAGGAATATGGAGTTCCTGAAATGTTAGACCCTGAAGAGACTTTTGAATGTAGCACACAAAATATTAGGTCAAAGATCAAAGACTAGAATATAGGATGTCTGAATTAGAAAAGGTTTTAATATGACACAGAAGGTCCTAGTGACAGAGGAGCTTAGGGATTACTtactgaaggttttttttaataggtcaTAGGATTATGATCATGAttgaaaaggtgaaaaaaaaatcaaaggtctcttcacttctccctttcctttcacaAGTGAGAAAAATAAGGCTTAAAAAatttgattgacttttttttttggtggtccTACCACAACCAGTAAACATTACGGGTGGATATTATGTCCAATTTTGTGATTCTAGAGCTAATGTTCACTCTGGAatactgaatatagattgaagagaAATTACTGTTTagttttattcaattattcaattGATCAATTACTTAGGTGATCAATTAATTGGCAAGCATTTCCCAAGTGCTTATTACATGCGAAGTGCTGTCTTAGGTGTTGGAGATCTAGggtaaaagtaaaagtaaatttaaaaacaaaaacaaataaacaagcacacaagcaaacaaaaaacacaatcaTGGCCCTAAATGACTTAAATTCCTAATAGGAAAAACGCCAATTATAAAAATCTATGCATATAACATGAGGACAgaacatatacaaagtaattttagaagaagaagaaaaaaaaaacaactctaccagaaagtcataatcaaaaaaagaacctgaacatcatctttcaagaaattattaaggaaaacaatCCTGACATgctagaactagagggtaaaatagaaattgaaagactccatcaatcacctcttggaagagatcccaaaataaaaactcccaggaatattatagtcaaactCTGGAACTCCtaggtcaagaaaaaaatattgcaagcatccagaaagaaacaatacaaatataGTGAAGCCACAGTTTGGATaatataagatttagcagctttcacattaaaggaCCACGTGGCTTGAAATATGACATTCCAGAGACCAGTGGAGctagaaatgcaaataagaaTCCTCTAAGATTCTTAACAAACCTTAGCATAATCCTTCAGAACAAAAGGTAGACAGTCAATAAaacagaagattttcaagcatttgtgatgaaaagaccagagctgaagttaaaatttgattttcaaatacaggacacTGGAGAAGCATagggaggtaatcaggaaagtgatatcacaATGGACATAATGAAGTTTATCTGTTTACCTTTCTACATGGTAGGATGATAACTTGTAAATCATtacaatattttcattattacaGCAGGTAGAAGTAGTATATAAAAACAGAGGGCATGTGTATCaattgaatataaagggataatatctttttttaaatgatggaagtaggagtgagagaggaatgttctggaagaaagggaaagagagaagtgaaatggtgaaaattatgtaccttaaaaaaagaggcaagaaaaagcatttaaagtTGAAGGGAAGATGCAGACAAGAGGGTGTGTGAGTGAATCTTAATCTCCTCAGAATTGGCTCCACTAAGAAATAACACACATACTCCATAGGGATATAGAAGTCTAACTTACAccacaggaaaataggagggaaatgggaTAGAGAAAAGGCTgggaggatgataaaagagagggcatagaAGGCATGTTGGAGAAGGGAGTAGTAGGTGAAAGGAGacaaggtgaaagaagagagagaaaaaaatgacaggaaTACAATTAGAAATAGTAGTTGTAAAATTAAtcttgaagcaaatttctctgatggaatattattgttttctgggaaatgatgagcaggatgcactcaacaacatcaaaaaacctggaaagtctttcatgaagaaagtgaaatatacaaagtaatagcaaactTTTGGGATGATGAGCTGCATATGACCATTATTTTCAGTAACACAATCGTCCACACTtactccaaaggacttatgaaaaatcctatccataccagagaaggaattgatttaGCCTGAATAAAAATTGAAGTATTCACTATTAATCTCTTTATCTCCCTAGTTTAAACAATTTTCCTtgtgggtttttattttcattagggtgggggatctgtgttttcttttacaacttgacttaagaaaatgttttgcataacttcacaagagttttttaattgtgggtgagaataagggaaagaaactagaacctgaaaattttaaaaacaaatctaaaaaattattttgaatgttaactgggaaaatattaaataaataattttttaaaaagaacaaaggacacTGGTAATTGAACGGACTGAGGACGCTCATGCTTGTGGCAATACTTGAGCTGAGTCTAAAaggtagttttttaaaatttccttaagAGCTAAAAGTTAGCTACACCTCTCAGAGTGACTAAGATAACtggtaaagataatgataaaagttgatggagatgtggggaaattgggacactaacgATTCtgggtgaagttgtgaactgatttagtCATTCagaatagcaatttggaactaggccaaAAGTGATATAAAACTGTGTAAACTCTTCAGTCCATCAGtgtcactactagatctatatctaaaagagatcatgaaaggggggaaaggagctATACGTGCAGagatgtttgtagcagtttttttgGTAGtaccaaagaactgaaaattgaatggatgccatcaattgaggaatgactgaataagttatagtttgtgaatgtaataaaatgttatttttatataatcaatgATAAACAggctattttcagaaaaaaacctgattGGAGAAGATCATGtcttatataacatataatatataatatatatatatatatatatatactgatataatgaggaaaaaatttacTTCCTGCAAAGTGAAGGCACGAGAGATTTGAATATCAAATATAAGTCATCTTGGCTAAAGTGTAAAAGGAATGATTGGGCATCTCTTAAGTACTTATCCTATCCCAAATGGAGGATAAAGCTGAAGACCTAATATTTTTGCTCTCATTAGTTTTCCTCCTGATTTCTGAGGGAATACACATAATTCTATACATAGGTATTTCAGTAACTAGAAAGAAGAGGGTATATGAAACTCCAAATAAGTGGTGAGATCAGAGAATGTTTACAGAATCACAAAAGGTATTCCAATTCTTTAAAGTGTAGAATTctgacaaaatagagaaaaataaagacttctaaggaaaggaagaaaagagatagagcTAAGTGTAATGAGTGGCCACATTATTAATGTCAATACTACCCTAGGAAGAAAATATAGCAGGAAGTTTCATTCTAATAAGATGAAACACATGGTGAAAATGGCACTGGGATTAAAGCTACAGTGAACCTAGACCAAATCCTGTCCAACCTCTTTCATAACAATACTAGAttaatcattttacttctttggCCCTTGTTttagtcatctgaaaaatgggaatatatttatattgccacaaaagagaaaattaatattaaatgatttacataattataaatagtATGTAAATAGCAATTTAAAGTTGGGAAAGCACTTTATATAAGGCTagaattattattgcttttttaaagaagagaaaactaaaagaTCTTAGTTGCCATCATCAAATagtacaaaaacaatttttttgttgtttaaaaagtAGTCTGCTGCAGTAAATAGAACACTTGATTTAGAAGAAtgagaccttagttcaaattctgactgctACTATCAATCTAAGTTCAGATAtgttatttaacctctttgggaCTCAAAGCTTAAccataaaatgaagaagtaagactgaaaaatctctaattttttcctccatttaaaTATTGATGATCTTATTATATTATGAATTCTAGTTCTTTTACTTATTACTCACATAGTGTTCTAAAAATTCCTTCCTAATCTCTTcgatcttcagtttcttcagctctAAAGCAAAAGCTAAGCCAATGTTATCTCAAAGTTCTTCTTTACTACTCTGAAATCTTTGATTGTATGGTCGTAAGATTACATTTAGATCCTGTTTACTCAGTAATCATATACAAATCTCTAATCTATACACTTACCTTCACTCTGGTAGGGTATACCTTGTGAGAGAAAacagttctttatttatttgtaaggTTTAACATATCATCTTTTGGACCTTTGCAGATTCTCATCAGTTCCTTTGGGACTTCTCCCACACGAGTCTCTCAGAAACAGACACTTCAGTCTCCAAAGTATCAATTAGAGTTGTTCCGGACTTTGGGGATAACACATTAATTGGGCACTAAAATATGTCATATTTTATTCAAAGTGGGCTTTTCCTTTGTGAATATCCTTGTTTATCTTAATGTTGGGGACAATGATTTCCCAAATGCACTTCTGGATCTCCATTCTTTGAATTAGAGGAAAACTTTTTATGGTTCATTGGGTTGGGGGAAGAGTGGTACAAGCCTTGGATTTAAAGATAATTGATTTAGAATCAAAACCTAGACTTTCTAAGTATAATATCAAGTATTAGTTCATGTCCTTTCATCTAAGAAGGCTTTGCTATTCTCTTCAACTAGAAATTGAGAGCATTGAGAGGAGAAATtgactccttttctcttttgtctcgTAGCATGTTCTGCCATTTTGATTCATGCTACATAGTTTGGTTTTTAATATATCCTGTTGTTTTCATTGGTGgttttgttttcatgttattatcatatttgataatatttaactatttattttaGTTATGTGGAAGATTGTAACTTTTAAGTCATAGGATCATGGTTTTAGGGACTTTTGGAGTCATTGAGTTACAAactccttattttagagatgagaaaactgaggtacttACAAATAAAGGACTTGGCCTGAATTGGTACAATTGTGTTTGAATTTCTATTCGATGTTAAATTTATGGCTTTTGGAAATTTACTTAATCCCTAACTATCTTTAGGTATATTATTAACGCAGACACATATAGtttagatatctatatatatatatatattattaaaatatatatctatattttatatatttagatataaaatatctatataaaatatattttatattatatatctatattattaaaaaatatagataatattttcaataatCTGGCTAAAAGATAGTTTTGtgattcttatatatatattgctaaaTTTGAATAATAACCTTCTTCTTGGTATTGATCTTgtgcaattttttctttattttttaaaccatatttttaaaatctataaaactCTAAGATCTTTGTGACTGGAATAGGTAAATTCTTCATCATTCTCCCTCATTATGTCACaatacgttttttttttttttgaagggttacttttttttttatttaaagccatttacaggatatatacatgggtaactttacagcttaacaattccaaacctcttgttcaattttccctcttacccccccacccctccctagatggcaggatgaccagtagatgttaaatatattaaaatataaattagatacacaataagtatacatgaaaaacgttattttgctgtagaaaaagaatcgactctgaaatattgtacaattagcttggaaggaaatcaaaaatcgggtgtgcataaatatagggattgggaaattcaatgtaatggttttagtcatctcccaggttattttttctgggcaagctagttcagttcatttgcCCATTAGAAAGTTTGGTTGATCCTTTGCTGAGAAGGGCCCGATCCATCGGAACTGGTCATCATAAGTATTGTTTTGAatattaatgatctcctggtcctgctcatttcatcacatcccagttcgtgtaagtctctcaggcccaattatcctgttggtcatttttaagaacagtaatattccataattttcatataccacaatttattcagccattctccaactgatggacatccattcgtttccagttttgccactacaaaagggctgccacaaacttcgTGCacatggtccctttccttctttataatcttttgggatataa of the Sarcophilus harrisii chromosome 6, mSarHar1.11, whole genome shotgun sequence genome contains:
- the LOC100920068 gene encoding olfactory receptor 9G4, with amino-acid sequence MKHSIDISSFLEEILSLSISAGGTINYSFESDKVFGIKLVSNAFWLPLLQILIPNETSLMTLIGSPYSIRREQPPAKKTGPPKRLVPGPGGDGRLGEIRFRGKPQTKVKAQISAKCEPQLAVRGFSLGQLDPTAGGRTQVVTSMSVEVGNRTTLNEFILIGFSADPRMQLIFFGAFLALYLITLAGNMILVVLIRIDSRLHTPMYFFIGNLSFLDFWYTSVYTPKILATCISEDKRISLAGCGAQLFFSCVVAYTECYLLAAMAYDRYVAICNPLLYSAAMSRSLCVGLVTGSYVAGFLNAIAHTANTFRLKFCGKNIIDHFFCDAPPLVKMSCTDTKVYEKVLLGVVGFTVLSSILAILISYFNILLAILRIRSASGRWKAFSTCASHIISVMLFYGSLLFMYSRPSSTYSLEKDKLAALFYTVVNPLLNPMIYSFRNKDVKEAFKKAIHSIKVSR